GTGCCTCGTTCAGGCTCTGTTCTACGGTGCGGATCAGTTCGTCACGATTCCACTGGCCTTTCATCTCGGGAAAGAGCGGCTCTCCCTCGAAGGTCATCTCTGCGGATGTCTGTTCATTCAGCCCATCGCCGGAATCTTTCAACAGATTCAGCCTGGCCTGCTCCCGCGAATAAACACGCTGCATGTCGTTCAGCCCGGCCTGCATACCGGCCAGACGCATCTGCGCCGTGGAACGCACTTCATCGGACTTCACCGAAGCTGATTCGCTTTCGGGCGTCTTTGTCTTCTCTCGATGTCCGCTGAGGATCTTCTCGGCGGAATTCAGAAGGGTTTTTCCTGTGATCTCCATATCATTCGTCTGCACATCGGCCTGCTGGCCTCTGCACCCTCCGTGGTTTACAGACTTCTTCTCTGTATATTAATTCGGGTACAGATTCTTCCATATTAACGATGCTGGGAAGAAAAATTTCTTTTCTTCCACTCCTGAAACGAGAAAAGCGTAGCCGATGGACCGATCACGCATTCCCGTAGCCCTTGCTCTCGCCCTTGCCGTCTTTTCAATCGTGCTGGCCGCCGTTCGAATCGGCCGCAGCTCGCAGGAAAGCTCTTTTACCGTCGAGCGCAGCTCCTTCTTTGATGCCGGGCGATCCGGCATTGCGCGCATTCGAATTCATGGCATGATCCAGGGCGGCAAGGCCCCTGGAGAGGCCGGCTCCGAACGTATCATCGCCCTGATCCGCGAGGCAGAGCAGGCCGATGCCATCCGCGGCGTTATCCTCGATATCGATAGCGGCGGCGGCGAAACAGGCGCCACAAAGCAGATCTACGAAGCGGTGAAAGACCTGAAAAAGAAAAAGCCCGTAATCACCGTCATCGGCGGCGTCGCCGCAAGCGGAGGCTATTATATCGCCTCGGCCAGCGACCGCATCTTCGCGCTCGAAACGAGCATCGTCGGTTCGATCGGCGTCATCAGCCTGCATCCGAATATCGCAGGCCTGCTTGATAAAGTGGGCATCCGCATGCAGACGATGAAAACGGGGCCTCATAAGGATTCGAGTTATCCGTTTCGCGATCTGAGCGCCGAAGAGCAGCAGATGTACGCCGACCTGCTCGACGATTCTTACCGTGTCTTTATCGCCGACGTTTCAGAAGGGCGCAAGCAGTCGCAGAAAACCGTCGAAGAGTGGGCCGACGGCAAGATATACTCCGGCAAAAAAGCGAAGGCCTTACAGATGATCGACGATATCGGTGGCGAGCGTGAGGCGCTGGCGGCGATGAAGCTTCTCTTGAAGACGGACGAGGACCTGCCCATCTACGAGCCCGAGCCCGATTTCTTTGAAGAGCTGTTTTCCTCATTTCCGTCGAACCGCTTCCAGGCCCGTATGCCCTCGTTGCCGGCTTCGGGGTTATACTATCTTTATCCGTCGGCCGACTTAGTAGAACGCTTTCTGTCACGTCAGCCGCTCATAGAGGCGCGCTGAAAGGTCGGGACGATGAGATACATACTGGAATTCGTCGAGTTCGCCTCGATTATCTTAACGGCTCCGCACTCCGTCGTCGTGGCCGCCCGTCAGTTCGAACGACAGAGTCGCTACGCCCTTCTGTGCTCCGCTCTGGCCTCGATCAGCCTGGCGACGGGAGTTTTTTATGCGCGAAGCTCCTACCGGCTATCGTTCTTAGTTCTGATTCCCATCCTGGCCGGCATGATCTTTCTGTTTCATCGCTTTTACAGCCGCCTGTTATCGGCCCGGCTATTACAGCATCTGATGAATTCGCCCGCACCGATGGCGCAACGAGAGGGCATCTCGACCACGCTGTCCACCCTGCTTGAATCTTCTTTTCTTCCGGGGCTTTTTATTCTGCCCGTCTGTATAACGGCACGAGAGTTTACCATGCCCGCGCTTCTTCTGATTCCCGGTATTGCCGCCATCTCTTTCTGGATTCTCTATATTCAGTTCTCGGGCGTGCGGTTCATCATGGAGACGCAGAAGCGACCGACCATCCTGCTGCTTCTGCGTAATCATCTGATGCTTGCGACGTATCCATTTCTTGCCATCTATGTTGGCATGCTGCTTCTGATCTCACTGACGGGAATACGCTGATGGGCGAACAGAAGAAGCTGTTGATCGTCAACGACGACGGGCTGCATTCAAGCGGCATGCTGCATCTTGAAAAGGAGCTTTCGCGCGACTTCGAGGTCTGGGCCGTCTGCCCCGATCGGGAGCGCAGCGCCACCTCGCAGGCCATCACCATTCGAGAGACGCTGCGCCTGACGCATGTGGAAGGGCGGCACTATCATGTGAACGGATTCCCCGCCGATTGCGTAAACGTCGCCCTTTATGCCGGCGTGTTTCCGCGTTTCGATATCGTCGTCTCGGGCATCAACCATGGCGTCAATCTCGGCGACGACGTACATTACAGCGGCACGGTCGGAGCGGCGCGGCATGCCGCCGTACATCGCCTGATCGCCGTCGCCATCAGCAGCATCAACCGCGACCATGCGGGAAGCTTCCGGCGTCCGGCGAAGTGGCTGCGACAGTGGCTGCGGCTCAATCTCGAACATCTGAAACAGGAGTTCGTGTATAACATCAATTATCCATTCGAGCCGCACGATATCGCCGGCGACGCGCCCTTTCCCGAGGCCGAGGTTACCCGACACGGACGCCGGCTCTACCTCGACGAATATGAGCTGCTTGAGGAATCCGTTACCGGCGATGCTTCCGATGACAGCTTTCCTCTGGCCGGACGATCGGGCGTGCTGCGTTTGAAAGAGACGATTATGGGACGAGAGGTCGTCGAAGGCACCGATTTTTATGCCGTAGAGCACGGCAGGGTATCGATCACGCCGCTTTCGCTCAGCACCTTCGACGTCGAAGAGATGGAATTTCTACGGAATCTGATGATGCCTGCATGATGAACGAGGATCGCTCACAGCAAAGAGAGCATGCCCTGCTCGAACGCGTTCTCTCACTGAAGCAGATGCTTCTTGAGGGCAGGGGCAGCCCCGTTGATCGCCATGACCTGGCCATCTGCTACTATCATCTGGAGAACTTCGATCGTTGTGCCGAACAGCTCGAGATTCTTGCACGAGACACGCCCGACTATATCGACATCAGCCGCGTCTACTCGCTGCGCAGCCTGGCGCTCGTCATGCTTCACAGATTCGCCGAGGCCGAGGCTCTCATAGAACGCCGTCTGCGCGTCGAGCCCGACGACGTTATACTCCTGAACCTGCTCGGTTACGTATGCGAGAAACAGAATCGTCCCGATGCCGCAATAAGAGCGCACCGACGTGTGCTTTCGATTAAACAGGATCATCCGAACAGCCTGAACTCGCTCGGGTACCTGCTTACGCTTCATGGAAAGGCCGAGGATTTAGCCGAAGCGGGCAACTGCCTGAAAAAAGCGGTGGAGATCAATCCGAACTCCGCCGCCTATCTTGATTCGCTCGGCATGTACATGGCGCGCATGGGATTTTTTGATCGAGCGAAAAAGGCCCTTGTCAGGGCGCTCGAAATAGATCCGCAGAATATGGAAATCGTCGACCACATGAAAGACGTAGTCAAACGCGAATCACTGGCGCGCGAACAGTCGACCGAGAGCTGATACTGTTGTCTATGGCCGGCCGATTCTGCGCCGAACCTGCACCATCGCACTTCGGTAATTCCGAAATTTTCCCATTCAACCGCCATTCGACGACATCCGCCAGCCGAGCGGTTGGGCCTCAATGCTCTCATAGAGATAGAAATACTCCCGTCGATCAACTCCGCGGCATTGCAAGAAAGGAAAGAGAGAGATCAGCTCGCCCGACATCGTTCGCAGATAAAGCTCGCCGGAACGCAAAGGCGCATCAATCTGCACTACCTCTTCTGCCGGCACGGTTGCTCCGCCATGCACCATGCAGCTGATCAGCTGATCGCCCGCGGCCAGCATCAACGGGGCCTGTGAGAGCATGCCATAACTGAGCAGAGCATGCACAAGAGACGAGAAGACCATAAGACATTCTGTGGCCTTTTCTTCACAGAGCTCGCCCTGCGTGAGTAGCTCATGCCTTATGCAGAAGAGTCGCTCCGTGACCGGACGCAGTCGGTGTTCGTGGTAGTCGATCACATCGGGCCAGATCGTTGAATCACGCAATCTTACGTGCAGCTTTTCGGAGAAATAGGCCCAGACTGAAACCGAGCTCAGCCTCAGGCCTCTTGTGATGAACTCAGTCAGCGGTGCATCGATGGTGCCGGCATCTCGGCATCCGGCGGCAAAAAGGGCGGTGTGGTACTTGATCACGGCATCGGCCAGGTCTATCAGGCGCAGCAGACGTTCGAACGGTTCCTTCTGTATCTCGAATTGCTCACGAAGGTGGGCAATGTGTTCAGGCAACGGTTTCATACTGAACTCGGGGGAAAATAGTCCCGAGTTAAATAGGTCTCATTCGCAATAACCATCCATATCCAGAATAGTATAAAAGCGATGTCAGACCGAATGCTTCGACTTCAGATGTTCGGCCAGGAATTGTGCCAGGCGGTCGGGATGGGTGGCGAAGAGGATGTGTGATCCGCCTTCGATCGTGAGATCGGGCGCCTTGTGGCTCGACACTTTCGGGTAGGACAATAGCGGATCTCTCGTCCCATGCGCAGAGATGCAATCGGAGTAAAAGGGCTCGGGCACACCCTGCCATTGTCGAATCCAGCGCGGGCCTTCGAAGAAGATCGTGCGCGGAAAACGCGCGAACATGCGGCCATACTCGACGGAATCACGCACTCCGATTCGAAAGACGGGATACAGGGCGGCGGTAACGCTCTGCGCCAGGCCGCGCAGAAACACAGGCGGTCGCGGCAGGCTGGCCGCCCGATGCATAATCGGGTTCAGATCGTTACCTGAAAAGGCCGTGCAGAGCAGGACGCATTGCTTCGCCTCAAGCATGCCCTTCATACGCAGGATCTGCAGCATCATGCCGCCCATCGAATATCCGATGACCATGTCGTAGGGATCGTCGGGCAAAATGCCCTGAGCAAGCAAAGAGGCCAGGCTTTCGAGAGAATCGACCTCGCCGGCCATCACATCGGGATATTCAAGAAAAGAGTGCAGAACGGGCACGGAAAGAAGCGGTTCAAGCTCTTCGATGATGCGAGCGAACATCATGCGATCGGCGCCAAGGCCGGGAATCCAGAGAAGGCGCAGAGGACGCGGCCCATGCGACGCCACCGGGCGGATGGCCCGAATGAGCGGCCCGGTCGCGCCGGACGTTTGCAGTTGCTTTTTGTTATCACGCTGCGGACGTGAGCCCGCCCGCTTCTTTGAGGCGGCGGACTTACTAATAGCGGCTGATTTCTTTGAGGCCGTATTTCTGGAAGACGTCGATCTTCTGGCCGCTTTCTTTCCCGTCTTTTTCGCAGATTTCTTCGCTTGCTTCGCGGCCATAATCCAACCTGATATACGCGGCAAAGATGGCAAGCACTCTACGCCGCAAGCGCGCCTCAGCCGCGAATCACGAGATACTTCTTCTTGCCGACGCGCACCGCATATTCACCGGGGAATGCAAGCGCCATCTTCGCATCCTTCACCGTTTCGAGAGTATCGCCTATCTTCACCGAGCCGGCCTCGATCAGACGCTTCACGGCGCTCATGCTTGCCTCGGTGCCCGACTCGACCAGGATCTTCGCAAGCTCGGCCTTTCCGTCCGTCTGCATCGTCGTCGGCACGTCAAAAACGGGCGTATCGGGCGGAAGCACCATCTTATCCTGACGGGCGGCGCTTTTCTCGGACTCCCACTTCTCCCGTGCCGCCTTGCCCTCGCCCGGATGAAGCCAGTCCACAAGCAGCTCGCCGAGCTTCTTTTTGAAATCCATCGGATTCGTGCCTTTTTCGATGGCCTCTTTCATCTGAGTCATCTCGGAATCCGGCACGTCGGTTAACAGCGTGTAGTAGTTCCACATCAGATCGTCCGATACCGACATCGTCTTCGCGAAGATCTGATACGGCGTCTCGTCGATGCCGATATAGTTGCCGAACGACTTCGACATCTTTTTTACGCCGTCCAGGCCGACAAGAAGCGGCATCGTGACGATGCACTGGCCTGCCTGCCCGAACTGCTCCTGTAAGGTGCGCCCGACAAGCAGGTTAAACTTCTGGTCGGTACCGCCCAGCTCAACGTCGGATTCGAGGGCTACTGAGTCATAGCCCTGAATCAGCGGATACATGAACTCGATCATGCTGATCGAATCGCCGGCCGCCATACGCTTCTGAAAGTCGTCACGCTCGATCATGCGAGCTACCGTATAACGTGCAGTCAGACCGAGCACGTCTTCAAAACGCATATCGGCCAGCCATTTGGAGTTGAATACGATTTCGGTTTTCTCTCGATCGAGAATACGGTAGACCTGACGTTCGTAGGTCTTCGCGTTCTCGATCACCTCTTCTTTTGTAAGACGTTTTCGCGTCGCCGAACGTCCTGTCGGATCGCCGATCATGCCCGTAAAGTCACCGATCAGAAAGAGGATGCGATGGCCCATCTCCTGAAAATGGCGCAGCTTGCGAAGCAGCACCGTATGGCCGAGATGCAGATCGGGCGCCGTCGGGTCAAATCCGGCCTTGATCTTCAGCGGACGCTTCTCGCGACGGGCACGTTCAAGCAGTTGCAGAAGCTCCTTCTCGGGAAGGATCTCTTCGGTGCCGCGCTTGATCTTCTCGAAGTCCGCCTTCGTTTCGTTTGAGATGGGAAGCTCTTTCGCTTCCGGTGTCGTTTCTTTACCGGCCATTTTGTATATCTCTTCGTAGATCTCTATGATCGTTCGGATTCGAGAGGAAGACGCGATCAGGGATTCTGGATCGCCTTCGTTTCTCCCTCCCAGGCAGGGAACAGGTTTTGAGAGAGGCCGAGAAGGGCAAGGATTCTACCGGCGATGAAACGGCCCAGATCGTCGAAGCTCTGCGGCTTCTGATAGAAGGCAGGCGAGGCGGGCAGAACGATACCGCCGGCCTCGGTCAGCGCCGTCATGTTACGCAGATGGATCAGGCTGTAGGGCGCCTCGCGCGGAACGACGATCAGCCGTCGCCGCTCTTTCAGCGTCACATCGGCCGCACGCTCGATCAGATTCGATGTATAACCGGCGGCGATACCGGCCATCGTCTTCATCGAACAGGGGCAGATGACCATGCCATGATACGGAGCCGATCCGCTTGCCGGCCTGGCCCCGATGTCGCGGTAATCGGCGATATCAAAGTCATGCAGAACCGACGGGCTCGATCCCGCTGCCTGCAAGGCCCGCTCCGTCGCATATCTCAGCAGATCAAGCGGATTTTCAAGGGCCGTGTCGAACTCCTGATTGAAGACGCGGATGGCCGCCGGGCTGACGATGAGCGTGCTGCGCCCTGCAACGCCGGTCAGAAGCGCCTGTAGCAGATGCAGGCCGTACAGCGATCCGCTTGCTCCGGTAAGGCCGATAATCAGGGAGATAGGCGTCGGGTTCGATTGCATGTAACAGGCAAGGGATCGCCGGGCCAGGCGGCAAGCGGATTTGGTTCCACGAAAGCAGGCGAATAATAGGGGGCAAGGGGAGGCTACCTTGATGCCAGCGAAATATCGGGCTCAAGGCGTTTCGCGTCCACGAAAGGCACGAAAAACGCGAAACTCGAGTAGGGGCTCAGCGGCGAAATATAATCGGCTATAAACTGCCTTCTGCTCAGCCTCCCGGTCAGAAGGCTTTTTGAACCGCTGAGGAAGAGGAGGGCGCGGAGATAGAACCGAGAGAGGAGTCTTTGTTAAGTGGTGAGGGATCCGGTGAAAGAGGTAAAAACGCTGATTTGGCTGATTTGGCATCCTGGGTCGGTCGCTATTCGGCTTTGAACTTATAATAATCAGAATCGATCATTTTTTCCATTATTGTCTTTCCATTTTCCTTTTTTTCAAGCGTGCATGCGGAGGTGCCACAACTCCATAAGGTACTGACGACTCTTTGTTGATCATCGAACAGGTGGATGGTTCCACGACCTCGGTACGCAGTGCCGGCATCAAACTCGAAAGTAAATTGGCTCTGGGGTTCAGAGTAGGTAAGGTGATATGAGTTATACATTCCGAGGATCAACCCGTTCTCAACGGGGAATTGAAAGGTGTACAATCCGTCAGCTGACTTGGAGCAGCCTGTTATAGATTCGAAATCGGGAAATTCTTTTAGCAGAAGGGAATTATTTCTCTTAAGAACGTCTGGTAGCCTGCACTCTTCGGTGCCGGCTTCAGAGCATCCAGGCAATGAGGAGAGCAACAGCAGAATGGGGAGGATTGTTTTCGCTCGAAAAAGCTTTGCCAGTTTTGCTGTCAGTTTAAGGCCCATTGTTTATGCGCTCACCTTGCGAGCGATTCTACCAGTGTATGGTTACGTCGTCAAGCAAGCCCTGCAAAAGCGTGAGATTCTTGCGGGGCTTTACGTGCATGGCGGCGGGCGAACAGTCCGTAGTAGACGTAGTAGATTACACTCGACT
This region of Leptonema illini DSM 21528 genomic DNA includes:
- a CDS encoding LIC10415 family protein — translated: MQTNDMEITGKTLLNSAEKILSGHREKTKTPESESASVKSDEVRSTAQMRLAGMQAGLNDMQRVYSREQARLNLLKDSGDGLNEQTSAEMTFEGEPLFPEMKGQWNRDELIRTVEQSLNEARARLKSMQVEMENHLAVEFSAAPDARLSGDLAAGIAGSRLDPERVARLTRLQG
- the sppA gene encoding signal peptide peptidase SppA, which gives rise to MDRSRIPVALALALAVFSIVLAAVRIGRSSQESSFTVERSSFFDAGRSGIARIRIHGMIQGGKAPGEAGSERIIALIREAEQADAIRGVILDIDSGGGETGATKQIYEAVKDLKKKKPVITVIGGVAASGGYYIASASDRIFALETSIVGSIGVISLHPNIAGLLDKVGIRMQTMKTGPHKDSSYPFRDLSAEEQQMYADLLDDSYRVFIADVSEGRKQSQKTVEEWADGKIYSGKKAKALQMIDDIGGEREALAAMKLLLKTDEDLPIYEPEPDFFEELFSSFPSNRFQARMPSLPASGLYYLYPSADLVERFLSRQPLIEAR
- the surE gene encoding 5'/3'-nucleotidase SurE; protein product: MGEQKKLLIVNDDGLHSSGMLHLEKELSRDFEVWAVCPDRERSATSQAITIRETLRLTHVEGRHYHVNGFPADCVNVALYAGVFPRFDIVVSGINHGVNLGDDVHYSGTVGAARHAAVHRLIAVAISSINRDHAGSFRRPAKWLRQWLRLNLEHLKQEFVYNINYPFEPHDIAGDAPFPEAEVTRHGRRLYLDEYELLEESVTGDASDDSFPLAGRSGVLRLKETIMGREVVEGTDFYAVEHGRVSITPLSLSTFDVEEMEFLRNLMMPA
- a CDS encoding tetratricopeptide repeat protein; this translates as MMNEDRSQQREHALLERVLSLKQMLLEGRGSPVDRHDLAICYYHLENFDRCAEQLEILARDTPDYIDISRVYSLRSLALVMLHRFAEAEALIERRLRVEPDDVILLNLLGYVCEKQNRPDAAIRAHRRVLSIKQDHPNSLNSLGYLLTLHGKAEDLAEAGNCLKKAVEINPNSAAYLDSLGMYMARMGFFDRAKKALVRALEIDPQNMEIVDHMKDVVKRESLAREQSTES
- a CDS encoding alpha/beta fold hydrolase; the encoded protein is MAAKQAKKSAKKTGKKAARRSTSSRNTASKKSAAISKSAASKKRAGSRPQRDNKKQLQTSGATGPLIRAIRPVASHGPRPLRLLWIPGLGADRMMFARIIEELEPLLSVPVLHSFLEYPDVMAGEVDSLESLASLLAQGILPDDPYDMVIGYSMGGMMLQILRMKGMLEAKQCVLLCTAFSGNDLNPIMHRAASLPRPPVFLRGLAQSVTAALYPVFRIGVRDSVEYGRMFARFPRTIFFEGPRWIRQWQGVPEPFYSDCISAHGTRDPLLSYPKVSSHKAPDLTIEGGSHILFATHPDRLAQFLAEHLKSKHSV
- the tyrS gene encoding tyrosine--tRNA ligase encodes the protein MAGKETTPEAKELPISNETKADFEKIKRGTEEILPEKELLQLLERARREKRPLKIKAGFDPTAPDLHLGHTVLLRKLRHFQEMGHRILFLIGDFTGMIGDPTGRSATRKRLTKEEVIENAKTYERQVYRILDREKTEIVFNSKWLADMRFEDVLGLTARYTVARMIERDDFQKRMAAGDSISMIEFMYPLIQGYDSVALESDVELGGTDQKFNLLVGRTLQEQFGQAGQCIVTMPLLVGLDGVKKMSKSFGNYIGIDETPYQIFAKTMSVSDDLMWNYYTLLTDVPDSEMTQMKEAIEKGTNPMDFKKKLGELLVDWLHPGEGKAAREKWESEKSAARQDKMVLPPDTPVFDVPTTMQTDGKAELAKILVESGTEASMSAVKRLIEAGSVKIGDTLETVKDAKMALAFPGEYAVRVGKKKYLVIRG
- a CDS encoding UbiX family flavin prenyltransferase, which produces MSLIIGLTGASGSLYGLHLLQALLTGVAGRSTLIVSPAAIRVFNQEFDTALENPLDLLRYATERALQAAGSSPSVLHDFDIADYRDIGARPASGSAPYHGMVICPCSMKTMAGIAAGYTSNLIERAADVTLKERRRLIVVPREAPYSLIHLRNMTALTEAGGIVLPASPAFYQKPQSFDDLGRFIAGRILALLGLSQNLFPAWEGETKAIQNP